One Desulfonatronovibrio hydrogenovorans DSM 9292 DNA segment encodes these proteins:
- a CDS encoding chemotaxis protein CheW, translating to MKTPEQYFEEQEFDLEASPVESEPSPKEKLFIQKYLGGESEQTRASLAQADDSESLQVPQAPVLSRESGFKERQAVPKAKTGTDRSDLARLRGLDEVQLVSFFLDEQEYALPIETVKEVIKFIQPTRLPAAPSYLEGVVNLRQKVTPIVRLAYLLNPSREHHPQSKFIVVCHQEGFQVGLLVESIATMYRMPGKDIEWNVESVLGMSSSYVSALIKNREKIISILSIDRIVDHLLSE from the coding sequence ATGAAGACACCGGAACAGTACTTTGAAGAACAGGAATTTGACCTGGAAGCTTCCCCAGTTGAAAGTGAGCCATCCCCCAAAGAGAAGTTATTCATTCAGAAATACCTTGGGGGAGAGTCTGAGCAGACTAGGGCATCGCTGGCCCAAGCCGACGATTCCGAGTCATTGCAGGTTCCACAGGCCCCGGTTTTATCCCGGGAATCCGGCTTCAAAGAAAGACAGGCTGTCCCTAAGGCAAAGACCGGTACTGACAGGAGCGATCTGGCCAGACTCAGGGGGCTGGACGAAGTTCAGCTGGTCAGTTTTTTCCTGGATGAACAGGAATACGCATTGCCCATCGAAACGGTAAAGGAAGTCATCAAGTTTATCCAGCCCACCAGGCTGCCTGCCGCGCCCAGTTATCTTGAAGGTGTTGTCAATCTTCGGCAGAAGGTGACGCCCATAGTCAGGCTGGCTTATCTTCTCAATCCGAGCAGGGAGCATCATCCTCAAAGCAAATTTATTGTGGTCTGCCATCAGGAAGGCTTCCAGGTCGGCCTTTTGGTTGAGAGCATCGCCACCATGTACAGGATGCCGGGTAAGGATATTGAATGGAATGTCGAGTCAGTCCTTGGGATGAGCTCCAGCTACGTATCAGCATTGATTAAAAACCGGGAAAAGATTATTTCAATTCTGTCCATTGACAGGATCGTTGATCATCTCCTGTCAGAGTAG
- a CDS encoding response regulator, with amino-acid sequence MPKHIMVVDDSKTVVNLIAFIVKKEGFQVTTAEDGLDALEKLYSTPGIDLIISDVNMPRMDGFTFVKNLREQEAFRDTPIIILSTEGQEKDIQQGLGLGANLYMVKPAQPDMLVKNVKMLLG; translated from the coding sequence ATGCCCAAGCATATAATGGTCGTGGATGATTCCAAGACAGTGGTCAATCTGATCGCCTTCATTGTTAAAAAAGAAGGGTTCCAGGTAACCACGGCCGAGGACGGCCTGGACGCCCTGGAAAAACTTTATTCCACGCCTGGAATTGATCTGATTATTTCTGATGTTAACATGCCAAGGATGGATGGGTTTACTTTTGTCAAGAATCTCAGAGAACAGGAAGCCTTCAGAGATACACCAATAATCATTCTTTCCACTGAAGGACAGGAAAAAGATATTCAGCAAGGCCTGGGATTGGGTGCCAATCTTTACATGGTCAAACCGGCCCAGCCCGACATGCTGGTTAAAAATGTTAAAATGCTTTTGGGATGA